Proteins encoded within one genomic window of Clupea harengus chromosome 10, Ch_v2.0.2, whole genome shotgun sequence:
- the sgcb gene encoding beta-sarcoglycan has product MVSSQSYSELSNAAERGRVNMASEQESSNGPVKRSMREKAIERRTANKEHNSNFKAGYVPIEEERLHKTGLRGRKGNMAICIIVLLFLLALINLIITLVIWTVIRIGPDGCDSMEFHQSGLLRFKQKADMGVIHPLQKSTVGGRKDQDLVITGNNNPVVFQQGNTKLSVEKEKTSITSDLGMSFTDPRTQTTFFSTDYDSHEFHLPKGVKVLSVKKASTERITSNASSDLTIKGDSRAIVRGNEGVYIMGKTVEFRIGGDIELKAENSIVLNGSVMFASSLMPKSSAKGELYFDEKMIRYKLCMCADGTLFQVQVKYPNMGCQTSDNPCGKAH; this is encoded by the exons ATGGTTTCTTCCCAGAGCTATTCTGAGCTGTCAAacgctgcagagagagggagggtcaaCATGGCGTCCGAGCAG GAGAGCTCCAATGGACCAGTGAAGAGGTCCATGAGGGAGAAAGCCATTGAGCGCCGCACTGCCAACAAGGAGCACAACAGCAACTTCAAGGCAGGCTATGTGCCCATCGAAGAGGAGCGCCTGCACAAGACAGGCCTGAGGGGGCGTAAAGGCAACATGGCCATCTGCATCATcgtcctgctcttcctcctggcTCTCATCAACCTCATT ATTACGTTGGTGATCTGGACGGTCATTCGCATAGGCCCCGACGGCTGTGACAGCATGGAGTTCCACCAGAGTGGTCTGCTGCGTTTCAAGCAGAAGGCAGATATGGGTGTGATCCACCCTCTTCAGAAGAGCACAGTGGGTGGCAGGAAGGACCAAGACCTGGTTATCACTGGTAACAATAACCCG GTGGTGTTTCAGCAGGGTAACACCAAGTTGAGTGTTGAAAAGGAGAAGACATCCATCACCAGTGACCTTGGAATGTCCTTCACCGATCCCCGGACTCAGACCACGTTCTTTAGCACTGACTATGACAGCCACGAGTTCCACCTGCCGAAAGGTGTGAAGGTGCTAAGTGTCAAAAAGGCTTCGACAGAAAGG ATCACTAGTAACGCGTCATCTGACCTGACCATCAAAGGCGACAGCAGGGCCATAGTGCGAGGTAACGAGGGCGTGTACATCATGGGGAAGACGGTGGAGTTCCGGATAGGGGGAGACATCGAACTGAAGGCC GAGAACAGCATCGTGCTCAATGGCTCTGTCATGTTTGCCTCCAGTCTCATGCCCAAGTCCTCGGCTAAGGGCGAACTATACTTTGATGAGAAGATGATAAGGTAtaagctgtgcatgtgtgcagatGGCACACTGTTCCAGGTCCAGGTCAAATACCCCAACATGGGCTGCCAGACGTCTGATAACCCATGCGGAAAGGCTCactaa
- the LOC116222022 gene encoding uncharacterized protein LOC116222022, which yields MSLSKAMLCTAVLLLLHCVALSTSSSSVSTCPLACLCERGPHINCSSLGLREVPLRIPATVTALNLSHNALGSLPPLWPGPGGLGGLRYLWLGHNNMESLSLCVRRVKVGLKASSGEGCVSWAPALERLFADGNQMNQVPKGLGGSSHLRVLHLSHNKISALSPSDLQGCGHLRELHLQGNLIRTIHPLAFKDLQELQVLDLRFNLLTTIPSPVYLSLLNLRTQVDLSSNRWRCDCNLRGMRNRMMQMDLDLTSQSWSLVCSSPLHHAGKQLIHLMEQDLTCPALGYGHVDHFDEVAEEGTQVLLPCGTKDQDCSQALWWTPQGQATGNQHGLPIADISETDAGLYVCVSGQQEEHVSVFDLHVLQEAAGTRLRRAAQHTDSFSEEESKRTQVKAAGKTLGEFNLAVCLSVFITFILAFILGVLLRPCLDTLWRKIRSKKSPSIPSDAHSDVSAQYPAIYDNEGFATAEDPDEVRVGQRVTFSEVTEPIYDTAANNDDTESIRSSESSVENENLYQNDGPNSVMVENLETHQQSSRDAQEPLDSVQTEKQGSGTSEKNKVMEFEPIPDPQDANSISSASSFAGQDQETPDNIYENVSLATRKTEGGEPQVDRTLEQTINQQSSLSRGVKPVAFPVFTPEPFTEWAPQLMEKSKDQTNPLDPELWNDSGESFSFTDGSERSSMRNKSNSLPVTPTVGVPPPADRNSDVATPLPIPLGVQADEDEVPDDMRYDEMSRPSSSTDSVDSMEDPTEYTVNPEEEEEETADTTLTRNMIPLQSDVTVASSKQDDFLGNRSRIDTIILEPEDIQFAIIHDGSDHGPFDEGPVFSDGDYVSEIRPAVPQLPTYPARPDTFSSSEDEEEPKKYNVHPAYRRRPVLHSANSESYSERASDDEEEPMKYQPRTNTSKGVSVPQIESRPITINTSSPNATSDWPIKRPDRVLNINFDNSATNTDDFDTTNSLFGPPGHPPPPSPIEGMMEGVSLDQIPLPKRALVFGVKDSVDHKQVPETAKRQSSLSSKSGAVVMPDLTGSWPPGHPPPPTPFQIAGMTVGVSLDQIPLPKRALVFGVKHSVDHKQVPETAKRQSSLSSKSGAVVMPDLTGSWVSSQSRPSVPSQNSESSEEDYNSATITDDFDTTNITGKKSSLSWSPGHPPPPSQIEGMTEGVSLDQIPLPKRALVFGVKDSVDHKQVPETAKRQSSWSSKSGAVVMPDLTGSWVSSQSRPSVPSQNSESSEENYNSATLTDGFDTTNSTGKRSILFSPPGHPPPPTPFQIEGMTVGVSRDQIPLPKRALVFGVKHSVDHKQVPETAKRQSSLSSKSGAVVMPDLTGSWVSSQSRPSVPSQNSESSEEDYNSATITDDFDTTNITGKKSSLSWSPGHPPPPSQIEGMTEGVSLDQIPLPKRALVFGVKDSVDHKQRYQPPLTSQTDASGKLNSRLDETTSEGQRNQDWNTYGLNAPRRAMDGFTASSQTSATSTGLDAGSRTSLSGYGGAIPYHSGHTFRSVSTGSAVSTSTTLRSSDTRDGNQLPIIQRPKRVLQFGIKKDEGDV from the exons ATGTCCTTGTCCAAAGCGATGCTCTGCACTGCAGTGCTACTTCTCCTCCACTGTGTGGcgctctccacctcctcctcctcagtctctaCCTGCCCtctggcctgtctgtgtgagaggggtcCCCACATAAACTGCTCCTCTCTCGGCCTGCGAGAAGTGCCTCTGCGTATCCCAGCGACTGTCACGGCCCTCAACCTATCTCACAATGCCTTGGGCTCTCTGCCGCCTCTGTGGCCTGGCCCTGGAGGTCTGGGGGGGCTGCGCTACCTGTGGCTGGGCCATAACAACATGGAATcgctgtcactgtgtgtgaggagagttaAAGTGGGGCTGAAGGCCTCCTccggagaggggtgtgtgtcctGGGCCCCTGCGTTAGAGCGGCTTTTTGCTGACGGGAACCAAATGAACCAGGTCCCTAAGG GACTAGGGGGAAGCAGCCACCTGCGAGTGCTTCACCTGTCACATAACAAGATCTCTGCGCTCAGCCCCTCGGACCTCCAAGGCTGTGGACACCTGAGGGAGCTTCACCTGCAGGGCAACCTCATCAGAACGATCCACCCCCTGGCCTTCAAAGACTTGCAGGAGCTTCAG GTTCTTGATCTGCGTTTCAACCTACTCACCACCATACCATCACCAGTGTACCTATCTCTGCTGAACCTGAGAACCCAGGTGGATCTGAGTAGCAACAGGTGGAGGTGTGACTGTAACCTGCGAGGCATGCGGAACAGGATGATGCAAATGGACCTGGACCTGACCTCTCAGTCGTGGAGTCTGGTTTGCTCATCACCACTACACCATGCTGGGAAACAGCTTATACATCTGATGGAACAGGACCTTACCTGCCCAGCTCTTGGATATGGCCATGTTGACCACTTCGATGAGGTCGCAGAAGAGGGTACCCAAGTCCTGCTTCCCTGTGGCACCAAAGATCAGG ATTGTTCTCAAGCCCTTTGGTGGACTCCTCAGGGACAAGCCACTGGAAACCAACATGGTCTGCCGATCGCTGATATCTCAGAGACAGATGCcgggctttatgtgtgtgtctctggacaACAAGAGgagcatgtgtctgtttttgatcTCCACGTTCTTCAAGAGGCAGCAGGGACTAGACTAAGGCGAGCAGCCCAACACACCGACTCATTTTCTGAAGAAGAGAGTAAGAGGACCCAGGTGAAAGCAGCTGGAAAGACATTGGGAGAGTTCAACCTGGCTGTCTGCCTATCCGTTTTCATCACCTTCATCTTAGCCTTTATTCTTGGTGTTCTCCTCAGGCCATGCCTAGACACACTGTGGAGGAAGATTCGCTCTAAAAAAAGCCCTTCCATCCCGTCGGATGCTCACAGTGATGTCTCCGCCCAATATCCAGCTATTTATGATAACGAGGGGTTTGCTACGGCTGAAGATCCAGATGAGGTCCGTGTGGGTCAGAGAGTCACCTTCTCAGAGGTCACAGAACCAATCTATGACACAGCTGCTAATAATGACGATACTGAGTCGATACGATCATCTGAAAGCagtgttgaaaatgaaaaccTGTATCAAAATGATGGCCCAAACTCTGTGATGGTGGAGAACCTTGAAACGCATCAACAGAGCAGCAGGGACGCCCAAGAGCCTTTAGATTCAGTGCAAACTGAGAAACAAGGAAGTGGAACctcagagaaaaacaaagtcATGGAGTTTGAGCCTATTCCTGATCCACAGGATGCTAATAGCATATCATCAGCGTCCTCTTTTGCAGGTCAGGATCAGGAGACACCCGATAATATCTATGAAAATGTATCACTCGCTACACGAAAGACCGAGGGAGGTGAGCCTCAGGTAGATAGAACTCTTGAACAGACCATAAACCAACAAAGCAGCTTAAGTCGAGGAGTGAAACCCGTGGCTTTTCCTGTATTCACTCCTGAGCCGTTTACAGAATGGGCCCCCCAGCTAATGGAAAAGAGCAAAGACCAAACGAATCCCTTGGATCCTGAGCTATGGAATGACAGTGGGGAGAGTTTTTCATTCACTGATGGATCTGAAAGATCAAGCATGCGAAACAAATCAAACAGCCTACCAGTGACCCCAACAGTTGGGGTGCCACCACCTGCAGACAGGAACAGTGATGTAGCTACACCACTGCCAATACCACTTGGGGTGCAAGCTGATGAAGATGAGGTGCCTGACGATATGCGATATGATGAGATGTCAAGGCCCAGTAGCTCCACTGACAGTGTAGACAGTATGGAAGACCCAACAGAATATACTGTGAacccagaggaagaggaagaagagactgCAGACACCACTCTCACAAGAAATATGATTCCCTTACAGTCGGATGTAACAGTTGCCTCCTCAAAGCAAGATGACTTCTTAGGCAACCGTTCTAGAATAGACACCATCATATTAGAACCGGAGGACATTCAGTTTGCCATCATTCATGACGGTTCAGACCACGGACCGTTTGACGAGGGTCCAGTTTTCTCAGACGGAGATTATGTAAGTGAAATAAGGCCAGCAGTCCCCCAGCTACCAACTTATCCAGCACGACCTGATACGTTTTCTAGcagtgaagatgaagaggaaccaAAGAAATACAACGTTCATCCCGCCTACAGGAGGAGGCCAGTCCTCCACTCGGCCAACAGTGAGTCATACTCTGAAAGGGCaagtgatgatgaggaagagccGATGAAGTATCAGCCTCGGACTAACACATCAAAGGGGGTGTCAGTGCCCCAGATAGAGAGCAGACcgattacaataaatacatcatCTCCCAATGCCACCAGCGATTGGCCAATCAAACGCCCAGACAGAGTCCTCAACATAAACTTTGACAATTCTGCCACCAACACAGATGACTTTGACACAACTAACAGTTTGTTTGGGCCTCCTGGtcacccaccacccccttcaCCGATAGAGGGAATGATGGAGGGAGTTTCCCTGGACCAAATACCGCTGCCTAAAAGAGCTCTCGTCTTTGGGGTGAAAGACAGTGTGGACCACAAGCAAGTGCCAGAGACAGCTAAGAGGCAGTCTAGTTTGAGTTCCAAATCTGGAGCAGTAGTTATGCCAGATCTTACTGGTTCTTGG CCTCCTGGTCACCCACCACCCCCTACACCATTCCAGATAGCGGGAATGACGGTGGGAGTTTCCCTGGACCAAATACCGCTGCCTAAAAGAGCTCTCGTCTTTGGGGTGAAGCACAGTGTGGACCACAAGCAAGTGCCAGAGACAGCTAAGAGGCAGTCTAGTTTGAGTTCCAAATCTGGAGCCGTAGTTATGCCAGATCTTACTGGTTCTTGGGTGTCCAGTCAATCTAGACCAAGTGTCCCATCCCAGAACTCTGAAAGCTCGGAGGAAGATTACAATTCTGCCACCATCACAGATGACTTTGACACAACTAACATTACTGGCAAAAAGAGCAGCTTGTCTTGGTCTCCTGGtcacccaccacccccttcaCAGATAGAGGGAATGACGGAGGGCGTTTCCTTGGACCAAATACCGCTGCCTAAAAGAGCTCTCGTCTTTGGGGTGAAAGACAGTGTGGACCACAAGCAAGTGCCAGAGACAGCTAAGAGGCAGTCTAGTTGGAGTTCCAAATCTGGAGCAGTAGTTATGCCAGATCTTACTGGTTCTTGGGTGTCCAGTCAATCTAGACCAAGTGTCCCATCCCAGAACTCTGAAAGCTCGGAGGAAAATTACAATTCTGCCACCCTCACAGATGGCTTTGACACAACTAACAGTACTGGCAAACGGAGCATCTTGTTTAGCCCCCCTGGTCACCCACCACCCCCTACACCATTCCAGATAGAGGGAATGACGGTGGGAGTTTCCCGGGACCAAATACCGCTGCCTAAAAGAGCTCTCGTCTTTGGGGTGAAGCACAGTGTGGACCACAAGCAAGTGCCAGAGACAGCTAAGAGGCAGTCTAGTTTGAGTTCCAAATCTGGAGCCGTAGTTATGCCAGATCTTACTGGTTCTTGGGTGTCCAGTCAATCTAGACCAAGTGTCCCATCCCAGAACTCTGAAAGCTCGGAGGAAGATTACAATTCTGCCACCATCACAGATGACTTTGACACAACTAACATTACTGGCAAAAAGAGCAGCTTGTCTTGGTCTCCTGGtcacccaccacccccttcaCAGATAGAGGGAATGACGGAGGGCGTTTCCTTGGACCAAATACCGCTGCCTAAAAGAGCTCTCGTCTTTGGGGTGAAAGACAGTGTGGACCACAA